In Mangrovivirga cuniculi, the following proteins share a genomic window:
- a CDS encoding AMP-binding protein: MTESIWLKNYPKGVPHTIDPDKYSSLVDLFEESVKTYKDRVAYINMGKSITFGELDDLSKRFASYLQNELNIKKGDRVAIQMPNCLQYPVAMFGVLRAGAIVVNTNPLYTAREMEHQFKDSGVGTVIMIANFASNLEKIIDKTNIKNVIITELGDMLGFLKGNIVNLVVKYVKKMVPEYNLPGAIKFKDTLKADAEGYDRVPVSGQDLAFLQYTGGTTGVSKGAMLTHRNIIANAEQTHGWMKPKLVEGEELMVTALPLYHIFALTVNCILMFKIGASNLLITNPRDMKAYCKELTKYDFTVMTGVNTLFNGMLNHEDFKKIDFSKLKFSVGGGMAVQRSVAEKWQKETNSTLIEGYGLTESSPVLNCNPLDGSDKIGTIGLPLPSTLIKIVDDEGNELPQGERGELCAYGPQIMKGYWQNEEATENVMNDGWLKTGDIAEMDTDGFFKIVDRKKEMINVSGFNVYPNEVEDAIAAHDKVLEVGAIGVPDDKSTEAVKVYVVKKEDDLTEDELHAYCKENLTGYKRPKYVEFTDELPKSNVGKILRRVLRDNDPMVRDNS; this comes from the coding sequence ATGACTGAAAGCATATGGTTGAAGAACTACCCTAAGGGTGTGCCTCATACTATCGATCCGGATAAATACAGCTCACTTGTCGATCTTTTTGAAGAATCTGTCAAAACTTACAAAGACAGGGTTGCCTATATTAATATGGGTAAATCGATCACTTTTGGAGAGTTGGATGATCTTTCAAAGCGTTTTGCATCATATTTACAAAATGAGTTGAATATCAAAAAAGGAGACAGAGTTGCTATTCAAATGCCAAATTGTCTTCAATATCCTGTAGCTATGTTTGGCGTACTTCGTGCTGGTGCGATCGTAGTTAATACAAATCCGCTATACACTGCCAGGGAGATGGAGCATCAATTTAAAGATTCCGGAGTTGGAACGGTCATAATGATCGCAAACTTTGCCAGTAATCTTGAAAAGATTATTGATAAGACAAACATTAAGAATGTTATAATTACCGAACTGGGCGATATGCTTGGTTTTCTAAAGGGTAACATTGTAAACCTGGTAGTGAAGTATGTTAAAAAAATGGTGCCGGAATATAATCTGCCTGGCGCTATTAAATTTAAAGATACTTTAAAAGCTGATGCTGAAGGTTACGACAGGGTGCCGGTTTCTGGACAGGATCTTGCTTTTCTTCAGTATACAGGAGGAACTACCGGAGTTTCAAAAGGAGCGATGCTGACTCACCGAAATATCATTGCTAATGCTGAACAAACTCATGGCTGGATGAAGCCAAAGCTGGTAGAGGGAGAGGAGTTGATGGTAACAGCACTGCCTCTATATCACATTTTCGCTCTTACAGTCAATTGCATTTTAATGTTTAAAATAGGTGCATCAAATCTTTTGATTACCAATCCACGGGATATGAAGGCTTATTGCAAGGAGCTGACAAAATATGATTTCACAGTCATGACCGGTGTTAATACCTTATTTAATGGTATGTTAAATCATGAAGATTTTAAAAAGATTGATTTTTCTAAGTTGAAGTTTTCAGTTGGTGGTGGTATGGCTGTTCAGCGTTCAGTTGCAGAAAAATGGCAGAAAGAAACTAATTCAACTCTTATTGAAGGTTACGGATTAACAGAATCTTCTCCCGTATTAAATTGCAACCCCCTGGATGGATCAGATAAGATCGGAACTATCGGATTACCACTTCCGAGTACTCTTATAAAAATTGTTGATGACGAAGGAAATGAATTACCCCAGGGAGAACGTGGTGAGCTTTGTGCTTATGGGCCACAGATAATGAAAGGTTACTGGCAAAATGAAGAAGCAACCGAAAATGTCATGAACGATGGCTGGTTAAAAACTGGTGATATCGCAGAAATGGATACAGACGGATTCTTCAAAATTGTAGATCGTAAAAAAGAAATGATCAATGTTTCCGGATTCAATGTATATCCAAATGAAGTGGAAGATGCAATCGCTGCTCATGATAAAGTTCTGGAGGTTGGAGCTATTGGCGTACCTGACGATAAATCTACTGAAGCAGTTAAGGTTTATGTCGTGAAAAAGGAAGATGATCTGACAGAAGATGAATTACATGCCTATTGTAAAGAAAATCTGACCGGATATAAGCGTCCAAAATATGTTGAGTTTACGGATGAGTTACCTAAATCAAATGTTGGAAAGATTCTTAGAAGAGTTTTAAGAGATAATGATCCAATGGTTAGGGATAATTCCTGA
- a CDS encoding TerB family tellurite resistance protein, giving the protein MVGFFETEHLKFKKDYMSNLIALAHADGHLHDKELAFIINAAKRLNLKDKHLKELLDDADNLKIKVPASMNSKLDLLHDLTIVILADGRVDENEIEFCRHVADLMGLKETFVIDLVYKFQSGHPNLTQWEEIKEQYLNDKSILDPSLNT; this is encoded by the coding sequence ATGGTAGGATTTTTCGAAACTGAACACCTGAAATTCAAGAAAGATTACATGTCAAATTTAATAGCGTTGGCTCATGCTGATGGTCATTTGCATGATAAGGAACTGGCATTTATCATTAATGCAGCCAAAAGGTTAAATCTAAAAGACAAGCATCTAAAGGAACTTCTGGACGACGCAGACAATCTGAAAATTAAGGTTCCTGCCAGTATGAATTCAAAACTCGATTTATTACATGATCTGACAATTGTCATCCTTGCTGATGGCAGAGTAGATGAAAATGAAATCGAATTTTGCAGACATGTAGCCGATCTTATGGGATTAAAGGAAACATTCGTGATCGACCTGGTTTATAAGTTTCAATCCGGTCACCCTAATCTTACCCAATGGGAAGAAATAAAAGAGCAATATTTAAACGATAAAAGTATTCTTGATCCGTCATTAAATACCTAG
- the smc gene encoding chromosome segregation protein SMC — protein sequence MQLSKLEIKGFKSFGDRIVINFDEGITGIVGPNGCGKSNVVDAIRWVLGEQRTRNLRSDKMENVIFNGTKKRKAAGMAEVSMTFNNTKNLLPTEYSQVTITRRYYRSGESEYLLNGVTCRLKDITSLFLDTGISSNSYAIIELKMVDDILNDKDNARRDLFEEAAGVSKFKIRKKETLRKLQGTDDDLNRVEDLLFEIDKNLKSLERQAKQAEKYYNFKKEYKDLSIELAVKSVSEQKANINNIEKRLEEENDKKVAISKQVKEKEAEIEKLKADIIGKEKLLSSRQKSLNNYVAKIRQYESENKIKNERMRFLTDKTDKLREQIDHDKKSNERAAFSIKSLNEEKSVVEKNVTEATAYVEELKAAYEEQKSETAIIQEKVSALNKTLREKQNNVYQIKKELEIKEIQVNSFQQELEKTADETSEKTANIEQFAEKLNELSDYLNEKKDNLAQKQAKEEQLQQRLEAVKKTIEVIKEEMHQTNRKLDAKQNEYNLTKSLVDNLEGFPEAIKFLKKHKNWKTDAPLLSDVLTTDEKYRVTIENFLEPYMNYYIVNDYAEAYKAINLLSEASKGKAHFFILDSFEKKKNTEHKFFDKAFPATEVIEYDEKYRKLVSHVLDNVYIVDGDESDIPNDPDCIFITISGKITRRVNSITGGSVGLFEGKRIGRAKNLEKLQEQIETFSKKIHQVNKSLEENQKELHKLLESSEKEEIEELKQQIAQINEEYVSLKTKHEQFSEMLSSNANRREDIQEKITEYREDLETLRPKVSEEEAVLNETEEQIAILSDQLEEKNELLSEKSAAYNDENIKFHQIQNKLNSIEQEISFKESAHESSKIRIEKNQEELKETEDEVKGLLDRSEHAEDELIEMYQEKEQIEAGVNEAEREYYAARGNVDEYEKSLKEFHHRKEDVDTLVMELKSSLNDAKLNLTSIKERLSVEFEVDLDSLLRKSSEELPDSGMDEEELRTRVHKIKDKMDRIGPINPMAMEAYQEIKERHDFITQQRDDLIEAKESLLETISEIDTVARESFLESFEMIKENFLKVFRSLFTVEDDCDLKLVDPDNPLDSKIEIMAKPKGKRPLTINQLSGGEKTLTATSLLFAIYLLKPAPFCIFDEVDAPLDDANIDKFNNIIKTFSKDSQFIIVTHNKRTMASTDIIYGITMIEQGVSRVVPVDLRELQNELGI from the coding sequence ATGCAGCTTTCGAAACTTGAGATTAAAGGATTTAAGAGCTTTGGAGATCGGATTGTAATCAACTTTGATGAAGGTATTACAGGAATTGTCGGTCCTAATGGGTGTGGTAAATCCAATGTAGTAGATGCGATCAGATGGGTACTTGGTGAGCAAAGAACAAGAAACCTTCGGTCTGATAAGATGGAAAATGTCATTTTTAATGGTACTAAAAAACGTAAAGCTGCAGGTATGGCTGAGGTCTCAATGACCTTTAACAACACAAAAAACTTGTTACCAACAGAATACTCTCAAGTCACTATTACCAGAAGATATTATCGGTCAGGTGAAAGTGAATACCTTCTCAATGGTGTTACCTGTAGATTAAAAGATATTACCAGCCTTTTCCTCGACACTGGTATTTCGTCAAACTCTTATGCTATCATCGAGCTTAAAATGGTCGATGATATCCTAAATGATAAGGATAATGCAAGGAGAGATTTATTCGAGGAAGCTGCGGGGGTATCAAAATTCAAAATAAGGAAAAAGGAAACTTTAAGAAAGCTACAGGGAACAGACGATGACCTTAACAGGGTTGAAGACCTCTTATTTGAGATAGATAAAAACTTAAAATCATTAGAAAGACAGGCAAAGCAGGCTGAGAAATACTACAATTTTAAAAAGGAGTATAAAGACCTTTCAATTGAACTTGCTGTAAAATCAGTATCAGAGCAAAAGGCCAATATCAATAATATCGAAAAAAGGCTGGAGGAAGAGAATGACAAAAAAGTTGCGATCTCTAAGCAGGTGAAAGAAAAGGAAGCGGAGATAGAGAAGCTCAAGGCAGATATTATCGGCAAGGAGAAGCTTTTATCCAGCAGACAAAAGTCATTAAACAATTATGTAGCGAAGATCAGACAGTACGAAAGTGAGAATAAGATCAAAAACGAAAGAATGCGCTTTCTTACTGACAAAACTGATAAGCTTCGAGAGCAAATAGACCACGATAAAAAAAGTAACGAAAGAGCCGCTTTTAGCATTAAAAGTCTCAACGAAGAAAAATCCGTCGTTGAAAAAAATGTTACCGAGGCAACTGCTTATGTCGAGGAATTAAAAGCTGCATACGAAGAGCAAAAGTCTGAAACTGCTATAATTCAGGAAAAGGTATCTGCTTTAAATAAAACTCTGAGAGAAAAGCAAAACAATGTCTACCAGATCAAGAAAGAACTGGAGATCAAAGAAATTCAAGTCAATTCTTTCCAGCAGGAACTGGAAAAAACCGCCGATGAAACGTCAGAAAAAACTGCCAATATCGAGCAGTTTGCTGAAAAGCTAAATGAACTTTCTGACTATCTGAACGAGAAAAAAGATAACCTGGCACAAAAGCAGGCAAAAGAAGAGCAATTACAGCAGAGACTCGAGGCAGTAAAAAAGACAATCGAAGTTATCAAAGAGGAAATGCATCAGACAAACAGGAAGCTCGATGCAAAACAAAACGAGTACAATCTGACCAAATCCCTGGTTGACAATCTTGAGGGCTTCCCTGAGGCGATTAAATTCCTTAAAAAACATAAGAATTGGAAAACTGATGCTCCCCTGCTCTCTGATGTCCTGACTACAGATGAAAAATACAGGGTAACCATTGAAAATTTCCTTGAGCCTTATATGAATTACTACATAGTTAACGACTATGCAGAAGCTTATAAGGCGATCAATTTATTAAGTGAGGCTTCAAAAGGAAAAGCGCATTTCTTTATTCTCGACAGTTTTGAAAAGAAAAAGAATACGGAACATAAATTCTTCGATAAAGCTTTCCCTGCAACTGAGGTAATCGAATACGATGAGAAATACAGGAAGCTGGTCTCTCATGTTCTGGATAATGTTTACATCGTAGATGGAGACGAAAGCGATATCCCAAATGATCCGGATTGCATTTTCATTACTATCAGTGGAAAAATAACCCGAAGGGTAAACAGTATCACCGGAGGGTCTGTAGGACTTTTCGAAGGAAAGAGAATTGGTAGAGCAAAAAACCTGGAAAAGCTTCAGGAACAGATAGAAACTTTTTCGAAAAAAATTCACCAGGTAAACAAGAGCCTGGAAGAAAATCAAAAAGAACTTCACAAACTACTCGAGAGCTCTGAGAAAGAAGAAATTGAAGAACTCAAACAGCAAATTGCTCAGATCAATGAGGAATATGTTTCTTTAAAGACAAAGCATGAGCAGTTCTCTGAAATGCTGAGCAGTAATGCCAATCGAAGGGAAGATATCCAGGAAAAAATAACTGAATACAGAGAGGATCTTGAAACTCTCAGACCTAAAGTCTCTGAAGAAGAAGCAGTGCTCAATGAAACTGAAGAACAAATAGCGATTCTCAGTGATCAGCTGGAAGAAAAAAATGAACTTCTTTCAGAAAAATCTGCTGCTTATAATGACGAAAATATAAAATTCCATCAGATTCAGAACAAACTGAATTCTATCGAACAGGAAATTTCGTTTAAGGAGTCTGCCCATGAAAGCAGTAAGATTAGAATTGAAAAAAATCAAGAGGAACTAAAAGAAACTGAAGATGAGGTAAAAGGGCTTCTTGACAGATCAGAACATGCAGAAGATGAACTGATCGAAATGTATCAGGAAAAAGAGCAGATCGAAGCGGGTGTGAATGAAGCTGAAAGAGAATATTATGCTGCCCGTGGAAATGTCGATGAGTATGAAAAATCTCTTAAAGAATTTCATCACAGAAAAGAAGATGTCGATACGCTTGTAATGGAATTAAAATCTAGTCTCAACGATGCGAAGCTTAACCTGACAAGTATAAAAGAGCGACTTTCTGTTGAATTTGAAGTTGACCTGGATTCACTTTTAAGGAAAAGTTCAGAAGAACTTCCTGACTCAGGGATGGATGAAGAGGAATTGCGAACGAGAGTTCATAAGATCAAAGATAAAATGGACCGGATAGGCCCGATCAACCCGATGGCAATGGAGGCTTACCAGGAAATCAAAGAAAGACATGATTTCATCACCCAGCAACGCGATGATCTTATTGAAGCTAAAGAATCATTACTGGAAACGATTAGTGAGATCGACACTGTGGCAAGGGAAAGTTTCCTGGAGTCTTTTGAAATGATCAAAGAAAATTTCCTCAAGGTATTCCGTTCTCTTTTTACTGTGGAAGATGATTGTGATCTTAAATTAGTAGACCCTGATAATCCGCTTGATTCCAAAATAGAAATCATGGCTAAGCCAAAAGGTAAGCGGCCATTGACAATTAATCAGCTTTCCGGTGGTGAAAAAACCCTTACAGCAACATCTTTATTGTTTGCGATTTACTTATTGAAGCCGGCGCCATTCTGTATATTTGATGAGGTAGACGCACCATTAGATGATGCGAATATTGATAAGTTCAATAATATCATCAAGACATTCAGTAAGGATTCACAGTTCATCATTGTAACGCACAATAAGCGTACTATGGCTTCCACGGATATCATTTACGGCATTACAATGATCGAGCAGGGGGTTTCGAGGGTGGTACCGGTAGATCTTCGTGAATTGCAGAATGAACTAGGTATTTAA
- a CDS encoding phosphatase domain-containing protein, translated as MKKPHLLPQLVLKYENKIHIQGQVIWMKPKHLKLKKSANPLYNIKLVYRYFSQKPTKNKQINITVDDVCKEIKIDENGFFHTDFDIRESKKINQVNIDYKLDDGTKVIVPEVSSSFIYNLDNFTDEAVISDIDDTILVSHSTRIRKRIKHLFLKNPHSRKPVSDMAELYNFLTQGKSMIFYISNSQMNLFLMISTFIKKHMFPEGPLLLHEYKVVKEFFKKKDKNKDHDFHKFRSIMFVMHLMKNTRFVLVGDNSQHDPEIYQEIARKYPNRVKAVLIRTYSQKSKRENELEKISQDLESKNIPFITGEDGSELKEKFEEHFNTVNV; from the coding sequence GTGAAAAAACCTCATCTTTTACCGCAACTTGTATTAAAATATGAAAATAAAATTCATATCCAGGGACAGGTAATATGGATGAAGCCAAAGCACCTGAAGTTAAAAAAATCTGCAAACCCTCTATATAACATCAAGCTGGTTTATAGATATTTTTCTCAAAAGCCTACAAAGAATAAACAAATAAATATTACCGTCGATGATGTTTGCAAGGAGATCAAAATCGATGAAAATGGTTTTTTTCACACAGACTTTGATATTCGGGAATCGAAGAAAATCAACCAGGTAAATATAGATTATAAATTAGATGACGGAACTAAAGTCATCGTTCCTGAAGTGTCAAGTTCCTTCATTTACAACCTGGATAACTTCACAGATGAAGCTGTGATCTCTGATATAGACGATACGATTCTAGTATCTCACAGCACACGAATAAGAAAAAGAATTAAGCATCTGTTTTTAAAGAATCCGCATAGCCGTAAACCAGTGAGTGACATGGCTGAGTTATATAATTTCCTTACTCAGGGAAAGAGCATGATCTTTTACATCTCAAATAGTCAGATGAATTTATTTCTGATGATATCGACTTTCATCAAGAAACATATGTTTCCGGAGGGACCATTATTACTTCATGAGTACAAGGTTGTAAAAGAATTCTTCAAAAAAAAGGATAAAAATAAGGATCATGATTTTCATAAATTCCGTTCGATCATGTTTGTTATGCACTTAATGAAAAATACTCGTTTTGTTCTTGTCGGTGATAATTCACAACATGATCCGGAAATTTACCAGGAGATTGCCAGAAAATATCCTAATAGAGTAAAAGCAGTTTTAATCAGAACTTATTCTCAAAAAAGTAAGAGAGAAAATGAATTGGAAAAGATCAGTCAAGATCTTGAAAGCAAAAATATTCCTTTTATTACCGGAGAAGATGGTTCCGAATTGAAAGAAAAATTTGAAGAACATTTTAATACCGTCAACGTTTGA
- a CDS encoding diacylglycerol/lipid kinase family protein — translation MLENPKLEWLFVINPVAGAEDKTVFVKRIKEKLKKASKSYRLYFTTGHKDCEIIELFIKKFSPENIAVIGGDGTLLDVVTSVKNNPIPIAIIPFGSANGMSAELDIEPDQDIRLDQIIGGRKVKDFDLIKFDDNTYSLHISDIGLNAEVVYAYDKDEDRGMRTYLKHLLSVWSTKKEFKVKITADGETYERTVFMVVIANARKYGSGMLINPKGKPDDGKFELCLVTDVSIDGMIKAGLSSINERFVPLESLETIHCKKATIELEEEKIFQVDGEVVGNVTKLTPEILPSAVKLML, via the coding sequence ATGTTAGAGAATCCAAAGCTGGAATGGCTATTTGTTATAAATCCGGTTGCAGGAGCTGAAGATAAAACGGTTTTTGTAAAGAGAATTAAAGAAAAACTAAAAAAAGCAAGTAAATCATACCGCTTATATTTTACAACCGGTCATAAGGATTGTGAAATCATAGAGCTTTTTATAAAGAAATTTTCACCTGAAAATATTGCTGTGATCGGAGGTGACGGAACCCTGTTGGATGTGGTTACATCAGTTAAGAATAATCCAATCCCGATAGCTATTATTCCGTTTGGATCAGCCAATGGTATGTCTGCTGAATTAGATATCGAGCCTGATCAGGATATTAGGTTGGATCAAATAATAGGAGGGAGAAAAGTAAAAGATTTTGATCTGATAAAATTTGATGATAACACATATAGTTTGCATATCAGTGATATAGGGTTAAATGCAGAGGTAGTTTATGCCTATGATAAAGATGAGGACAGGGGTATGCGCACTTACCTCAAGCATTTGTTGTCTGTCTGGAGTACTAAAAAAGAATTTAAGGTTAAGATCACAGCTGATGGTGAAACATATGAGAGAACTGTTTTTATGGTAGTTATTGCAAATGCCAGGAAATATGGTTCCGGGATGTTGATCAATCCGAAGGGTAAACCCGATGATGGGAAATTTGAACTTTGCCTGGTTACAGATGTGAGTATTGATGGAATGATCAAAGCAGGGTTATCAAGTATAAATGAGCGATTTGTACCACTGGAATCCCTAGAGACTATTCATTGTAAGAAAGCAACTATTGAACTGGAAGAAGAAAAGATTTTTCAGGTTGATGGAGAGGTCGTCGGGAATGTGACTAAGCTAACTCCTGAAATTCTACCCTCAGCAGTTAAGTTAATGCTTTGA
- a CDS encoding M56 family metallopeptidase, with product MNEILLYVFEVSICQAIFYLFYRIFLAAEIYFQKLRLYLTGTLLASFLIPLVSIPVYFYTSIPKISDQKTLYYFLSGENGELFTTTEMITTSLFTLFIIGVIISLIFLTTQLLRLYSSARNLNYSLSFKGIKTKETEGKLPTFSFINTIYFDNSQQYKKKEKEEILLHEYYHIKDRHSIDLLIHRIASAILWFSPFIYWQKNALESIQEYIADSMVLKNQGGNKEAYGALIVKQLLIKIGVPIANFFAKNKTLKRVEMMKYSGLESEAPKLKWTWVILSVLFLCFSFNIKEKEQSIIEAPVDNPTDNLTDLKIDILPASDSTSFISYDLKSQAMIAQSGEYRYMIKPVKTDQDKEMARKIISRLIGSEKQPVPDETKNDEGINRLVTSWFINEITNKIEFKEKGQYYIRFSINHDGLLDFAELENRKDENIDIQLQQIIDDSPQFPQQDKINKRITMILPILVE from the coding sequence ATGAATGAAATATTACTTTATGTATTCGAGGTCTCCATTTGTCAGGCGATATTCTATTTATTTTACAGAATCTTCCTGGCAGCAGAAATCTATTTTCAAAAATTGCGCTTGTACCTGACAGGCACACTTTTGGCTTCATTTCTTATTCCTCTTGTTTCTATTCCTGTTTATTTTTACACTTCTATCCCAAAAATCAGTGATCAGAAAACCCTTTATTATTTTCTTTCAGGGGAAAATGGAGAGCTTTTTACCACAACCGAAATGATCACCACTTCGCTGTTTACATTATTCATTATTGGTGTAATTATTAGTTTAATATTCCTTACAACACAATTATTAAGACTGTATTCCTCAGCGAGAAATTTAAATTACTCCCTTAGTTTTAAAGGTATCAAGACCAAAGAAACAGAAGGCAAGCTTCCGACCTTCTCATTCATCAATACCATCTATTTCGATAACTCCCAACAATATAAGAAAAAGGAAAAAGAGGAAATTTTACTCCATGAATACTATCATATAAAAGACAGACATAGTATTGATTTATTGATTCATCGAATTGCCTCGGCCATCTTATGGTTTTCTCCCTTCATCTACTGGCAGAAAAACGCATTAGAATCTATCCAGGAATACATCGCTGATAGTATGGTTTTAAAAAATCAAGGAGGAAATAAAGAAGCTTATGGTGCATTGATAGTAAAGCAGCTCCTAATAAAAATCGGGGTTCCTATTGCCAATTTCTTCGCTAAAAATAAAACCCTCAAAAGGGTTGAAATGATGAAATACAGTGGCCTGGAAAGTGAGGCTCCAAAACTAAAGTGGACATGGGTTATTTTATCTGTTTTATTTCTATGCTTTTCGTTTAATATCAAAGAAAAAGAACAAAGTATTATAGAAGCACCTGTTGATAACCCAACAGACAATCTCACAGATCTTAAGATTGATATATTACCTGCGTCAGACTCAACAAGCTTTATTTCCTATGATTTAAAATCACAAGCGATGATCGCCCAATCTGGTGAATATAGATACATGATAAAACCGGTTAAAACTGATCAGGATAAAGAAATGGCCAGAAAAATCATTTCAAGATTAATCGGCTCTGAAAAACAGCCTGTTCCGGATGAGACAAAAAATGATGAAGGTATTAACCGACTCGTTACATCATGGTTTATTAACGAAATCACAAATAAGATTGAATTTAAAGAAAAAGGTCAGTATTATATTCGTTTCTCAATTAATCATGATGGGTTACTTGATTTTGCTGAGTTGGAAAATAGAAAGGACGAAAATATCGATATACAGCTACAGCAAATCATTGATGATAGCCCACAGTTTCCTCAACAGGATAAGATCAATAAAAGAATAACAATGATCCTCCCTATTCTGGTTGAATAA
- a CDS encoding BlaI/MecI/CopY family transcriptional regulator, which translates to MGIVNKDDSKVLTKAEEQVMQILWDMEKGFVKDILDKIPEPKPAYNTVSTIVRILEKKGFVGYKAYGKTHEYYPIIDKETYSNEFLQNFIGKYFKGSFQNLVSFFAKENNVDAGELDKMMKMVKKDLDKEE; encoded by the coding sequence ATGGGAATAGTAAATAAAGATGATTCAAAAGTTCTTACCAAAGCAGAAGAACAGGTAATGCAGATATTATGGGACATGGAAAAGGGTTTCGTCAAGGATATACTTGATAAAATACCCGAACCGAAACCTGCTTACAATACTGTATCCACAATAGTCAGAATTCTTGAAAAGAAAGGTTTTGTGGGTTATAAAGCATATGGTAAAACTCATGAATATTACCCGATAATTGACAAAGAAACCTACAGTAATGAATTCCTCCAGAATTTTATTGGAAAGTATTTCAAAGGATCATTTCAAAACCTGGTTTCTTTCTTTGCTAAAGAAAATAATGTTGATGCAGGTGAGTTGGATAAAATGATGAAAATGGTGAAGAAGGACCTGGATAAAGAAGAATGA
- a CDS encoding DUF4159 domain-containing protein, which yields MKVLKISLFFLLTAFSINVASAQLKLAQLEYNGGGDWYANKTGLKNLSIFCNRYLGTSLNPNYDYVEVGSKSIFEYPYLYMTGHGNVVFSDTDAENLRLYLTSGGFLHIDDNYGLDQFIRLELKKVFPDKELVEIPFNHPIYHQKFDFEGLPKIHEHDGKPAQGLGIFHEGRLVIFYSYESDLGNGWEDPSIHGDPESVRLKALQMGANIISYIFLSQ from the coding sequence ATGAAGGTCTTAAAAATTAGCTTATTTTTTCTGCTTACGGCTTTTTCCATTAATGTAGCCAGTGCTCAACTTAAACTTGCTCAGCTTGAATACAATGGTGGTGGTGACTGGTATGCAAATAAAACCGGACTTAAAAACCTGTCTATATTTTGCAACAGGTATTTAGGCACTTCTTTAAATCCGAATTATGATTATGTCGAAGTTGGAAGCAAATCTATTTTTGAATACCCATATCTATATATGACCGGACATGGAAATGTGGTCTTTAGTGACACTGACGCCGAAAATCTACGTCTTTATTTAACTTCCGGAGGCTTTTTACATATTGACGACAATTATGGCTTGGATCAATTCATCAGGCTTGAGTTAAAAAAGGTTTTTCCTGATAAAGAACTTGTAGAAATCCCTTTTAATCATCCAATTTACCATCAGAAATTTGACTTTGAAGGCCTTCCTAAAATTCATGAACACGATGGAAAACCAGCTCAGGGTCTGGGCATTTTCCATGAAGGCCGACTGGTAATATTTTATTCATACGAATCGGACCTGGGAAATGGCTGGGAAGATCCTTCGATACATGGTGACCCGGAAAGCGTAAGACTAAAGGCTCTTCAGATGGGAGCTAATATTATAAGCTATATCTTCCTTTCTCAATAA